A genome region from Psychrobacter jeotgali includes the following:
- the pncB gene encoding nicotinate phosphoribosyltransferase: MTVTHDPIITSLLDNDLYKFTMLQAMLHQFPQTHGVYRFRCRNNNEAAYPLATIKESLEVQLDSLCELRFLPDELDYLRRLRFIRSDFVDYLELFQLKRRFIKVSTDSKGRLFIDIEGPMIQAMFFEVFVLAIVNELYFNALSNPDVIDEAQRRLDAKVELLHQYAKRQQPEDPPFIIADFGTRRRFSKSWQAHVVETFHKAEPEIFSGTSNVYLAKNLGMTPIGTMAHEFMQAFQALDVRLRDSQKAALEAWVHEYRGDLGIALTDVVGMDAFLRDFDLYFAKLFDGLRHDSGDPYSWGDKAIAHYEKLKIDPKTKILTFSDGLDINKAWDLHQYFKDRIKTSFGIGTNLTNDTGLTQINIVLKLVECNGQPVAKLSDSPGKTMINNDTYLAYLRQVFEVDELD, translated from the coding sequence ATGACCGTTACTCACGACCCGATTATTACCTCTTTGCTTGATAATGATTTGTACAAATTTACGATGCTACAAGCTATGCTGCATCAGTTTCCGCAAACGCATGGCGTTTATCGGTTTCGTTGCCGTAATAATAATGAGGCCGCTTATCCATTGGCAACCATTAAAGAATCTTTAGAGGTACAGCTAGATAGTTTATGTGAATTACGGTTCTTGCCAGATGAGCTCGATTATCTGCGTAGATTACGCTTTATTCGCTCAGATTTTGTTGATTATTTAGAACTGTTTCAGCTTAAACGCCGCTTTATTAAAGTCAGTACTGATAGCAAAGGCCGACTATTTATCGATATTGAAGGGCCGATGATTCAGGCGATGTTTTTTGAAGTGTTTGTATTGGCTATCGTGAATGAGCTTTATTTCAATGCTTTATCGAATCCTGATGTCATTGATGAGGCGCAGCGCCGCTTGGATGCCAAGGTTGAGCTGCTGCATCAGTATGCCAAACGTCAACAACCAGAAGACCCGCCTTTTATCATTGCTGATTTTGGGACTCGTAGACGTTTCAGTAAAAGCTGGCAAGCACATGTAGTCGAAACTTTTCACAAAGCCGAGCCAGAAATCTTTAGTGGAACCTCTAATGTCTATTTAGCTAAGAATCTAGGCATGACGCCGATAGGCACGATGGCACATGAGTTTATGCAAGCTTTTCAGGCGTTGGATGTGCGCTTACGTGACTCGCAAAAAGCTGCACTTGAGGCGTGGGTACACGAGTACCGTGGTGATTTGGGTATTGCTTTGACAGATGTAGTCGGAATGGATGCTTTCTTACGTGATTTTGATCTATATTTTGCTAAATTATTTGATGGACTGCGTCATGATAGCGGTGACCCTTATAGTTGGGGTGATAAGGCAATTGCTCATTATGAAAAGTTAAAGATTGACCCTAAAACTAAGATCCTCACCTTTAGCGACGGGCTTGATATTAATAAAGCATGGGACTTGCATCAGTATTTTAAAGACCGGATTAAAACCAGCTTTGGTATTGGCACTAATTTGACCAATGATACCGGTTTGACCCAGATAAATATTGTCCTCAAGTTGGTTGAATGCAACGGCCAGCCAGTCGCTAAACTTTCAGACAGTCCTGGAAAAACCATGATCAACAATGATACTTATCTAGCTTATCTACGCCAAGTTTTTGAAGTTGACGAGCTAGATTAG
- a CDS encoding ATP-binding cassette domain-containing protein has product MNHIRLENISKIYNANNNQAKSALKLLADGMDSVQVKQQTGYSVGLYDVNLAIKAGELHCIMGLSGSGKSTLIRHLNRLIDPTTGKIWVDTTINGQKKQQTDAVKPDGNTNNIAAHETNTNHADHVESTAINILELNDKELQQYRQHTVSMVFQHFGLMPHMTVIQNVAYGLRVRKMSVSERHDIARHWLNEVGLPNLEHSYPDELSGGMQQRVGLARALATDNPILLMDEAFSALDPLIRAQLQDQLLELQARLNKTIVFITHDIDEAVKVGQRISILNGGRLIQTGTPSELRDNPADDYVAQFMTAKH; this is encoded by the coding sequence ATGAATCATATCCGCTTAGAGAATATCAGTAAGATTTATAACGCTAATAATAATCAAGCAAAATCTGCTTTGAAATTATTGGCGGATGGTATGGATAGTGTGCAGGTTAAGCAGCAAACGGGGTATTCGGTAGGCCTTTATGATGTTAATTTGGCTATAAAGGCTGGGGAGCTGCACTGTATTATGGGACTATCAGGCTCAGGGAAGTCTACCTTGATACGTCATCTCAACCGCTTAATTGATCCGACTACTGGCAAGATATGGGTGGATACCACTATCAATGGCCAAAAAAAGCAGCAGACAGACGCTGTAAAACCCGATGGTAATACTAATAATATAGCTGCGCATGAAACAAATACTAATCATGCAGACCATGTAGAAAGTACAGCTATTAATATTTTGGAGTTAAATGATAAGGAACTTCAGCAGTATCGTCAGCATACGGTCAGTATGGTGTTTCAGCATTTTGGTTTGATGCCGCATATGACAGTTATTCAAAATGTCGCTTATGGTTTAAGAGTACGTAAAATGAGTGTGAGCGAGCGTCATGATATCGCTCGTCATTGGCTAAATGAAGTGGGTCTGCCTAATTTGGAGCACAGCTATCCTGACGAGTTATCGGGCGGCATGCAGCAGCGAGTCGGGCTGGCACGGGCACTGGCAACAGACAATCCAATTTTGCTGATGGACGAGGCTTTCTCTGCACTTGATCCATTGATTCGTGCGCAACTGCAAGATCAGTTGCTTGAGTTGCAAGCACGGCTGAATAAAACCATTGTATTTATCACTCATGATATCGATGAAGCGGTTAAAGTAGGTCAGCGTATTAGTATCTTAAATGGCGGACGTTTGATTCAAACCGGTACGCCAAGCGAGCTCAGAGACAATCCTGCGGACGACTATGTGGCGCAGTTTATGACGGCTAAGCATTAA
- the xseB gene encoding exodeoxyribonuclease VII small subunit, whose translation MTTPTRKRKKAAPKTFKAAYDILKANAAELQQQDEPDIDNLMTTVEESIAAYRVCETRINAVQQALDAAFSEEETDSDV comes from the coding sequence ATGACCACCCCTACTCGCAAACGTAAAAAAGCCGCCCCAAAAACCTTTAAGGCAGCCTACGATATTCTAAAAGCCAATGCAGCCGAACTCCAGCAGCAAGATGAGCCTGATATCGACAACTTGATGACTACGGTTGAAGAATCTATTGCCGCTTACCGAGTCTGTGAAACCCGTATTAATGCGGTGCAGCAAGCATTAGATGCAGCGTTTTCTGAAGAAGAAACCGATAGCGATGTTTAA
- a CDS encoding NAD(P)H-dependent glycerol-3-phosphate dehydrogenase, translating into MTSSTNDQDSNENDINNDINEIEDNSTEKQGLLASIIERATRSGLNRKKLDPSSVEAAVAKNMDKIHKNPTKLRLAFLGGGSFGTAMANLAARNGCDATLWVRNKRTVKSMAKLRMNKQYLPGYKLDDRLKYSHDLEASIKDKDIIFLAVPSSAFRETLRNIAPFITGQSIVSLTKGMEKDTFALMSDIIKDELPEVNFGVMSGPNLAVEIMKNMPSATVIASSSEPLRHAVQAALHSAFFRVFASDDIRGVELGGALKNIYAIAMGMAAAYEVGENTKAMLLTRALAEMSRFGLEEGANPLTFLGLSGVGDLYATCSSELSRNYRIGNMLGRGMSIDAAVKKLGQTAEGVNTIQQVHEKASKAGIYMPITHALYAVIYEDKAALGVALHLMEAGFRSDVEFVMPHDHSNAALSAHMQSSGAESDQLSDDSLNQKNDK; encoded by the coding sequence ATGACTAGCTCAACAAATGATCAAGACTCTAACGAAAATGATATTAATAATGATATTAATGAAATCGAAGATAATAGTACTGAAAAACAAGGCCTATTAGCCAGTATCATTGAACGTGCTACCAGATCAGGTCTCAATCGTAAAAAACTTGATCCCAGTAGTGTTGAAGCTGCCGTTGCCAAAAATATGGATAAAATCCATAAAAATCCTACCAAACTGCGCTTAGCTTTTTTAGGTGGGGGCAGCTTCGGTACCGCCATGGCAAACTTAGCAGCACGTAACGGCTGTGATGCTACCCTTTGGGTGCGTAATAAGCGCACGGTTAAGTCTATGGCAAAATTACGCATGAACAAGCAGTATTTACCCGGCTATAAGCTTGATGATCGTCTTAAGTATAGTCATGATTTAGAAGCCTCTATCAAAGATAAAGATATTATTTTCTTAGCTGTACCCAGCTCTGCCTTTCGCGAAACCCTTAGAAATATTGCTCCTTTTATCACCGGACAGTCCATTGTTTCGCTAACCAAAGGGATGGAAAAAGATACGTTTGCATTAATGAGTGACATCATCAAAGATGAGTTGCCAGAAGTAAATTTTGGTGTGATGTCAGGACCTAATCTCGCTGTAGAGATTATGAAAAATATGCCATCTGCGACGGTTATTGCCAGTAGCTCAGAGCCTCTGCGGCATGCAGTACAAGCGGCATTACACAGTGCTTTTTTCCGAGTGTTTGCCAGCGATGATATTCGCGGTGTCGAGCTTGGCGGCGCTCTTAAAAACATCTATGCCATTGCTATGGGTATGGCGGCTGCTTATGAAGTGGGCGAGAATACCAAAGCTATGCTGCTGACCCGTGCTTTAGCAGAAATGAGCCGCTTTGGACTCGAGGAAGGCGCTAATCCGCTAACCTTTTTAGGTTTGTCAGGGGTTGGCGATTTATATGCGACCTGTAGCTCAGAGCTTAGCCGTAACTATCGCATTGGTAACATGCTTGGCCGCGGCATGAGCATTGATGCGGCAGTAAAAAAGCTGGGTCAAACCGCTGAAGGGGTAAATACTATTCAACAAGTTCATGAAAAAGCCAGTAAAGCAGGCATCTATATGCCGATTACGCATGCGCTCTATGCGGTTATTTACGAAGATAAGGCGGCGCTTGGCGTTGCCTTACACTTGATGGAAGCCGGATTCCGTAGTGACGTTGAATTTGTCATGCCACATGATCATAGTAATGCTGCACTTAGTGCTCATATGCAATCATCGGGTGCTGAGTCTGACCAGCTATCTGATGATTCCCTTAACCAAAAAAATGATAAATAA
- a CDS encoding nitroreductase family protein: MDNMGEQRINWIKSRRSIGNLEAPAPTHNQIKTAISCAATAPDHKKLRPWRFIVTEGDARKAFGQALLEAAEAKAATEGEELSDKTRKKTANLPMRAPTIITVVTQMQEHKKVPPFEQMLSAGAAVQNLILALKAQGFSSVWRTGLLCNEPAVKAYFGVGVDDYVTAFVYTGTSPTESPARKPMDIESLISFKS, encoded by the coding sequence ATGGATAATATGGGCGAGCAGCGGATTAATTGGATTAAATCAAGACGCAGTATTGGTAATCTTGAAGCTCCTGCACCCACGCACAATCAAATAAAGACAGCAATAAGCTGTGCGGCGACCGCACCTGATCACAAAAAGCTACGTCCATGGCGCTTTATTGTCACTGAAGGTGATGCCCGTAAAGCGTTCGGTCAGGCTTTACTCGAGGCTGCGGAAGCAAAAGCGGCTACAGAAGGCGAGGAGCTGTCTGATAAAACTCGCAAAAAGACTGCTAACTTGCCTATGCGAGCACCGACAATCATTACAGTGGTTACTCAGATGCAAGAGCATAAAAAAGTACCACCTTTTGAACAAATGTTAAGTGCAGGTGCAGCAGTACAGAATCTTATTTTAGCGTTAAAAGCGCAAGGTTTCAGTAGCGTATGGCGTACTGGTTTATTGTGTAATGAGCCTGCAGTCAAAGCATATTTTGGAGTGGGCGTGGATGATTATGTCACTGCTTTTGTTTATACTGGCACCAGCCCTACTGAGAGTCCTGCTCGAAAACCAATGGATATCGAGTCCTTAATTAGCTTTAAATCCTAA
- a CDS encoding alpha/beta hydrolase produces MTLIPAPAGVLEVDALWQQDNPNDPNTDTVALLCHPNPLYEGTMNNKVVTTMYRFARDNGMHAVRFNFRGVGQSTGEHDYAEGEVIDAMTVLQWISAQTNARKLWLGGFSFGGYVIARAAEQVMITPHIWGLDDFEIANVALISPSVEKNDTGDLSLPVEKTFEIYGDADKVIDPASMQDFAEKLGIEVSIVEGAGHFFHGRLSELKQLLEQHSFKQ; encoded by the coding sequence ATGACCTTAATTCCTGCTCCTGCCGGCGTGCTCGAAGTTGACGCATTATGGCAGCAAGACAACCCAAATGATCCTAATACCGATACGGTCGCGTTGTTATGCCATCCTAATCCTTTATATGAAGGCACGATGAATAATAAGGTGGTGACCACCATGTACCGTTTTGCCCGTGATAACGGTATGCATGCGGTGCGTTTTAACTTTCGCGGTGTAGGGCAGTCGACAGGTGAGCACGACTACGCTGAAGGTGAAGTCATCGATGCTATGACCGTGTTACAATGGATTAGTGCCCAAACCAATGCTCGTAAGTTATGGCTTGGTGGATTCTCCTTTGGTGGCTATGTAATCGCACGGGCAGCTGAGCAAGTCATGATAACGCCTCATATATGGGGTTTGGATGATTTTGAAATTGCCAATGTGGCGCTTATTTCGCCCTCAGTAGAAAAGAATGATACCGGCGACTTGAGCTTGCCAGTCGAGAAAACTTTTGAGATTTACGGTGATGCTGATAAGGTTATTGACCCTGCTAGTATGCAAGATTTTGCAGAAAAGCTGGGTATTGAAGTCAGTATCGTTGAGGGCGCAGGACACTTTTTCCATGGGCGCTTGTCTGAGCTTAAACAATTATTAGAGCAGCATAGTTTTAAACAATAG
- the xseA gene encoding exodeoxyribonuclease VII large subunit encodes MRKPNLTGLKQAKVLTPAKDLATLEAELAEKENDLEVNLEDTVLRLSDYLSAVEMVIKHTFNHRVWVKAEIRNLSSKGGHYYFELAEKDDDGKVIASCRGNLWRFKAARVLSKFERATGMALERDLTVLLKVSAGFHTQYGFSLTIEDIDPSYTLGDLARQYAEMVDKLTGEGLLHLNQQLPTPFDIEHVLVIAPEKAAGLGDFQADANRLASTGACQFHYHNATFQGNHAPGEIRQAIVSAQQQFFDTYQHLPDLLVIIRGGGAVGDLAYLNDYELAALVAEQPIPVWVGIGHERDKVILDEVAHTSFDTPSKVIAAISSHLARLVTQTLHYRAQIKQAAQRQLKIAEQLTTRQLSQVQSQTIGQLTALKKDSDFAWRSIQQSAQRQVKQAARLTFELNKHTQASAYKQLNNAQEQCTSYQQTIMQSAQQQLIQAQRNSEHLRDIILLHKPTRVLQQGYTMLTDEKGKQILTSSAQLYPEQTINIVLKDGQVSARIVEVRNTEAKDL; translated from the coding sequence ATGCGCAAACCCAATCTTACTGGTCTTAAACAAGCTAAGGTTTTAACCCCTGCCAAAGACTTAGCGACGCTTGAGGCTGAGCTTGCCGAAAAAGAGAATGACCTTGAAGTCAATTTAGAAGATACCGTGCTGCGGTTAAGCGATTATCTATCCGCCGTTGAGATGGTCATCAAGCATACCTTTAATCACCGGGTTTGGGTCAAAGCTGAGATTCGTAACTTATCTAGCAAAGGCGGCCATTACTACTTTGAGCTGGCCGAAAAAGATGATGACGGCAAGGTCATCGCCAGCTGCCGTGGTAATCTATGGCGCTTTAAAGCCGCAAGAGTGTTGTCCAAGTTTGAGCGTGCTACGGGTATGGCTTTGGAGCGCGATTTAACCGTACTGCTTAAAGTCTCGGCAGGCTTCCATACCCAATACGGCTTTTCTCTTACTATTGAGGATATCGATCCCAGCTACACTTTAGGAGATTTGGCTCGGCAATACGCGGAGATGGTAGATAAATTAACCGGCGAAGGGCTCCTTCATCTCAACCAGCAGCTACCCACGCCTTTTGATATCGAGCATGTGCTAGTGATTGCGCCTGAAAAAGCGGCCGGATTGGGCGACTTTCAGGCTGATGCCAATAGGCTTGCCAGCACTGGCGCTTGCCAGTTTCATTATCATAATGCGACCTTTCAGGGCAATCATGCCCCTGGTGAGATTCGGCAAGCTATCGTCAGTGCCCAGCAGCAATTCTTTGACACTTATCAGCATCTGCCAGATCTGCTGGTTATTATTCGTGGCGGCGGCGCGGTAGGTGATTTGGCTTATCTTAACGATTATGAGCTGGCGGCGTTGGTTGCCGAGCAGCCTATACCCGTTTGGGTTGGTATCGGCCATGAGCGTGACAAGGTAATACTCGATGAGGTGGCGCATACCAGCTTTGATACGCCGTCCAAGGTTATCGCAGCTATCAGCAGCCATTTAGCAAGACTGGTCACGCAAACTTTGCATTATCGTGCTCAGATTAAACAAGCGGCCCAGCGTCAATTAAAGATCGCTGAGCAGCTGACCACACGCCAGTTGAGCCAAGTCCAATCACAAACCATTGGTCAATTAACCGCTCTCAAAAAGGACAGTGATTTTGCTTGGCGTAGTATTCAACAAAGTGCGCAGCGCCAGGTCAAACAGGCAGCGCGGCTCACTTTTGAGCTGAACAAACACACTCAAGCGAGCGCCTATAAACAGTTGAACAATGCTCAAGAGCAATGTACCAGCTATCAGCAAACCATTATGCAAAGTGCGCAGCAGCAGCTCATTCAAGCCCAGCGTAACAGCGAGCATTTGCGTGATATCATCCTTTTGCATAAACCCACACGGGTGCTACAACAAGGTTATACCATGCTAACGGATGAAAAAGGCAAGCAGATACTGACCAGTAGCGCTCAGCTTTATCCGGAACAAACCATCAATATTGTACTAAAAGATGGTCAGGTTAGCGCCCGTATTGTGGAAGTTAGAAATACTGAAGCTAAAGATCTATAA
- the sixA gene encoding phosphohistidine phosphatase SixA — protein sequence MKIILMRHGQAENETHPDSARQLTDFGVQQASQTAAYIAEHYQPDQFVVSPYDRAQQTLAELQSRMPNIPASVQDNITPSDSAQNALAVLANIDAQCLVVVCHMPIVANLASLLTGDSPEAFALAEARVFEMEFVMSDMAKEIKRFVPDQTR from the coding sequence ATGAAAATAATATTAATGCGCCATGGACAAGCAGAGAATGAAACCCACCCTGATAGCGCCCGTCAGCTGACAGATTTCGGTGTACAGCAAGCGTCTCAAACTGCAGCTTATATCGCTGAGCATTATCAGCCCGATCAGTTTGTGGTGAGTCCCTATGATAGAGCGCAGCAAACCTTAGCTGAGCTGCAATCACGTATGCCAAATATACCTGCTAGCGTACAAGATAATATTACACCTTCTGATAGTGCGCAGAATGCGTTAGCTGTGCTGGCTAATATCGATGCGCAATGTTTGGTCGTAGTTTGTCATATGCCTATCGTAGCTAATCTCGCAAGCTTACTGACCGGTGACAGCCCAGAAGCTTTTGCATTGGCAGAAGCACGAGTGTTTGAGATGGAATTTGTCATGTCAGATATGGCTAAAGAAATTAAGCGCTTTGTACCTGATCAGACGAGATAA
- the zapE gene encoding cell division protein ZapE, which produces MSLSPLQRYEQAISTDDFTRDEQQYQAMSYLDDLYHQLNNTVEQKKGFFSFLKSKPEAPKGLYMWGGVGRGKTWMMDMFYESLIIERKMRQHFHHFMQRVHSELNALQGQSDPLEKVADIIYNEAIIICFDEFFVSNVSDAMILGDLFTMLFNRGVTLVATSNIEPSGLYKDGLHRDRFMPAIAELEKHTTVMNIDSGIDYRLRVLQQAELYKSPMTKENHHWLANRFASLSNNQKISNEPIVINGREIKINARTEDILFCDFRHLCMEPRSAADFIEIAKQFNTVLVNAVPALSDEMRDPTRRFIYLVDEFYDRRVKLLVRAQQSILELYQGEKLAFEIERTRSRLLEMQSEDYLKMEHRVEDTDAA; this is translated from the coding sequence ATGTCATTATCACCATTGCAGCGCTATGAACAAGCTATTAGCACCGATGATTTTACGAGGGATGAGCAGCAATATCAGGCCATGAGCTACCTTGATGATCTCTATCATCAGCTTAATAATACTGTAGAACAGAAAAAAGGCTTTTTTAGCTTTTTAAAATCTAAGCCTGAAGCGCCAAAAGGCCTATATATGTGGGGTGGAGTAGGCCGTGGTAAGACTTGGATGATGGATATGTTTTATGAGTCGTTGATTATTGAGCGTAAAATGCGTCAACATTTCCATCATTTTATGCAGCGTGTTCATAGTGAACTCAACGCCTTACAAGGACAGAGTGACCCACTCGAAAAAGTAGCTGATATTATTTATAACGAAGCGATTATTATTTGTTTTGACGAATTCTTTGTCTCTAATGTCTCTGATGCGATGATTTTGGGTGATTTATTTACCATGCTGTTTAATCGTGGTGTGACCTTAGTAGCGACTTCGAATATTGAGCCGTCAGGATTATACAAAGATGGTTTGCACCGAGATCGTTTTATGCCCGCTATTGCAGAGCTGGAAAAACACACTACGGTGATGAATATCGATTCAGGTATTGACTATCGACTGCGGGTTTTGCAGCAAGCGGAGCTTTATAAGTCGCCAATGACTAAAGAGAATCATCACTGGCTCGCTAACCGCTTTGCTAGCTTGTCTAATAACCAAAAAATTAGTAATGAGCCCATTGTCATCAACGGCCGTGAAATTAAAATTAACGCACGTACCGAAGATATACTGTTTTGCGACTTCCGTCATTTATGTATGGAACCACGTTCAGCCGCAGACTTTATTGAAATTGCCAAACAGTTTAATACTGTATTGGTCAACGCTGTACCCGCTTTAAGTGATGAGATGCGCGATCCTACTCGGCGTTTTATTTATCTGGTAGATGAGTTTTATGATCGTAGAGTCAAGCTACTGGTTAGAGCCCAACAGTCTATTTTGGAGCTTTATCAAGGTGAAAAACTAGCGTTTGAGATAGAGCGTACCCGCTCACGCTTGCTTGAGATGCAGTCAGAGGATTATCTGAAGATGGAACATCGGGTTGAGGACACTGATGCCGCTTAG
- the msrAB gene encoding bifunctional peptide-methionine (S)-S-oxide reductase MsrA/peptide-methionine (R)-S-oxide reductase MsrB, whose amino-acid sequence MSRKDRHNNSYNNDRNNQSINQSLKREFKPQRPRFFKNVSAFGVTTILSAGLLLACGQISNADNNSSSNAKGSTQNSGVTRSRDMLPSDTLKQMQALPQLTKGLGDTGAAVIDSSKPTLVKFWASWCPLCLGTLEETESWRMDPKFAGLNVVTVASPGHLNEKDASAFNSWYAGIQADYPNLPVLADGSGDMINQLGVQVYPSWAILDKNGNLVHLVKGNISAEQAYALAENAENDFAELKSGNAKPANVKTLDSNNKIETIKQKDGVYYNDQGKPINTRSIYLAGGCFWGVEAYMERVDGVVDAISGYANGDTANPSYEQVIRGSGHAEAVEVIYDADKTDLETILKYYLRVIDPTSLNKQGNDRGVQYRTGIYYTDPADKAIVDAALQQIESKYNQPIVVENEMLDNFYLAEMYHQDYLAKNPNGYCHVDLSLADDKIKPSTRVQLAPANTVAEVLDPKRYANFDKNALKDTLTKAQYNITQQAGTERAFSHEYDDLFAPGVYVDVVSGEPLFLSTDKYQSGCGWPSFTKPIDMQVITQHQDTAFNMVRTEVRSRVADSHLGHVFPDGPKDRGGLRYCINGGALQFIPVSVMPQSGYAPLVKLVKEQ is encoded by the coding sequence ATGTCTCGTAAAGATCGCCATAATAACTCTTATAATAATGACAGAAATAACCAAAGTATTAATCAAAGTTTAAAGAGAGAGTTTAAACCCCAGCGCCCACGTTTTTTCAAAAACGTTAGTGCTTTTGGGGTTACCACGATATTGAGTGCAGGTCTACTATTAGCTTGTGGGCAGATAAGTAATGCCGACAATAATAGCAGTAGTAATGCGAAGGGCAGTACGCAAAACAGCGGAGTCACTCGCTCACGTGATATGCTGCCATCTGATACCTTGAAGCAAATGCAGGCTTTGCCGCAGCTGACCAAAGGTCTAGGTGATACTGGCGCTGCAGTAATCGACTCTAGCAAGCCCACCTTGGTAAAGTTTTGGGCAAGCTGGTGTCCGCTATGTTTAGGTACGCTTGAAGAGACTGAAAGCTGGCGCATGGATCCTAAATTTGCTGGCTTAAACGTGGTAACGGTTGCTAGCCCCGGTCATTTAAATGAAAAAGATGCTAGTGCGTTTAATAGTTGGTATGCTGGCATCCAAGCGGATTATCCTAATCTGCCGGTATTAGCTGATGGGTCTGGCGATATGATCAATCAGCTTGGGGTACAAGTGTATCCCAGTTGGGCAATATTGGATAAAAATGGCAATTTAGTCCATCTGGTTAAAGGAAATATCTCAGCAGAACAAGCTTATGCTTTGGCTGAAAATGCAGAAAACGATTTTGCCGAGCTTAAAAGTGGTAATGCCAAGCCTGCAAATGTAAAAACCTTAGATAGCAATAATAAAATTGAGACTATCAAGCAAAAAGATGGCGTTTATTATAATGATCAAGGTAAACCTATTAATACGCGTTCAATCTATCTGGCAGGTGGCTGCTTCTGGGGTGTGGAAGCTTATATGGAGCGTGTCGATGGGGTAGTAGATGCCATATCAGGCTATGCTAATGGCGATACGGCCAATCCAAGCTACGAGCAGGTGATTCGCGGCTCAGGCCATGCTGAAGCGGTTGAAGTCATTTATGATGCCGACAAGACGGATCTTGAGACTATCCTCAAGTACTACCTTCGCGTCATCGACCCGACTAGCTTAAATAAACAAGGCAATGACCGCGGGGTACAATACCGTACCGGGATTTATTATACCGATCCAGCAGATAAGGCAATCGTTGATGCCGCTCTTCAGCAAATAGAAAGTAAGTATAATCAGCCCATTGTGGTTGAAAATGAAATGCTAGATAATTTCTACTTAGCCGAGATGTATCATCAAGATTATTTGGCCAAAAATCCTAATGGTTATTGCCACGTTGATCTAAGTCTTGCTGATGACAAGATTAAGCCGAGCACTCGGGTGCAGCTGGCCCCAGCTAATACCGTCGCTGAGGTGCTAGACCCGAAACGCTATGCTAACTTTGATAAAAATGCGCTCAAGGATACGCTAACCAAAGCACAATATAATATTACCCAACAGGCGGGTACTGAGCGTGCTTTTAGCCATGAGTATGATGATCTGTTTGCACCGGGGGTTTATGTTGATGTGGTCAGTGGTGAGCCATTATTCTTATCGACAGATAAGTATCAATCAGGCTGCGGTTGGCCAAGTTTCACTAAGCCTATCGATATGCAAGTGATTACTCAGCATCAAGATACCGCCTTTAATATGGTGCGTACTGAGGTACGTTCGCGGGTTGCCGACTCACACTTAGGCCATGTGTTCCCAGATGGTCCAAAAGATCGCGGTGGGCTGCGCTATTGTATCAATGGCGGCGCGCTACAGTTTATTCCGGTCAGCGTAATGCCGCAATCGGGTTATGCGCCACTGGTCAAATTAGTCAAAGAGCAATAA